The DNA region GATGAATTTATTATCATGGCACATCAAACTTCACATTATCGCTTTGAAGAATTAGCCATCATTTTAAAAAAATGCATCAACATACCGATTTTAACCTCTCAACATGTCATTGATATGGACTGCTCTATTGGAATAGCCATGTACCCTGAACACGGTCAATCAATATCAGATTTAATCAGTTTGGCAGACCTGTCTATGTACAGTCGTAAAGAAGGTGGCTCCGGCGATTATGTGATGTTTAGTAGCCAATTAAAACAAAAAATAAAATATGAAATTCATTTAAGCAAAGGCATTGCCCAGGCAGTATCCGATAAGCTGTTACATCTTGTTTTTCAACCGATTATTGAATCTAGCACGGGTAACATAGCCTGTGTCGAAGCATTGCTAAGATGGGATTTTGAAGGCGCATTAATTTCACCAGAGGTGTTCATTCCGTTGGCAGAAAAAAACGGTGCTATTAAAGAAATTGGCTATTGGGTAATAGAAGAGTCAATGCGTAAATTATCTGCATTACATGAACTAAATCAAGGATTAAAAATATCCATTAATGTGTCGATAATTCAATTTGAAGACATCAATTTTGTTAATAAGGTACACAATATTGTCAATCAACATAATATAAATCCAAGAGACGTTCATATTGAAATAACTGAATCACTCTTTTCAAAAGATAAGCTTAAATTAATTAACATGGTCAAAGGGCTACAAGCTTTAGGCTTTATGATTTCGATTGATGATTTTGGTACCGGTTATTCGTCATTATCGGTAATCCAAGATTTAGATATAAATTTCGTAAAAATTGATCGCTCATTCATCACCAACCTGCAAATTAATGGCATTGATATCGTTAAAGCGGTTATGGTGATGTCTCATGGCCTTGGCTACCAAGTAATCGCTGAAGGTGTTGAAAATCAACAACAAGCTACAACCTTAACGACGTTAGGAATCCATTATTTACAAGGATATTTATTTGATAAACCACTTGAGTTTGAGGTGTTAAAACAAAGACTGTTGAGCCGCCCAGATGAACAAGACTCACCCGCGTTGCTATCTTCAGCTAATTCTTAATTTCATCCCGCCACCAGCACTTAGTTTTTCACTAATATAGTGACTTAACTGTTCTGTTAATTTACAGTCTGATTAGTCTCGGCAGTGCTGTCATTACAGGCCCATTTACTTGTGATCAACCATCAATGCACTATCTACTATAAATAATAAGCTATCAGCTAATCGTAAACTGAATAAGCATAATAGGGAGTCTCGGTGTTAACAGAACCGTTATTTTGGTTAGTGGCCATTCCTGCTGTGCTAATTACTGGTATGTCTAAGTCGGGTTTTGCCGGTGGTGCTGGCGGATTAACAGTGCCGCTGTTGGCATTGGCGATTAGCCCTGCTGCAGCCGCGGCAGTTATGTTACCTTTGCTTGTTTACATGGACTTTTTAAGCGTAAAATCTTGGTGGAATAAACAAAGTAACAGCCAGTTATTGATTTTATTACCCTCGGCCATTGTCGGTATCATAATAGCTTACCTGTTATTTGATCACCTTAATGAACAATATTTACGGGGTATTTTGGGGATAATATCATTTGGCTTTGGTTTATACGGGTTAACTTTAGGTGAATGGTCACAACGTAAACCGTCGCCTTTTATTGGCCGAATTTGTGGCACCATGGCTGGCTTTACCAGCTTCGTAGCACATGCCGGCGGGCCACCATTAAATGCTTATTTAATTCCATTGCGTTTAGATAAAACAAAATATCTTGGTACTGCGGTGATGTTTTTTGCAGTTGTTAATGCCGTAAAACTGATCCCTTACGCTATGCTGGGGCAAATTAACCTCAGTAATTTAATCGTATCAGCCATGCTCGCCCCTATTGCTTGGTTAGGCGTTAGGTTAGGGTTACGGATCCAAGATAAAGTTAACGACAAACAATTTAAAAAGATCATCCTCAGTTTAATGATAGTGGTTGGCTTACGTTTATTGTGGACCGCTTTTATATCTTCGTAATACTTTAAGAAAGGGATCATCATCCAATGAATACAGATAATCGCTATTTTTATGAACCAAACAAAGGCCACGGTCTGCCGCATAACCCGCTAAATGCTATTATTGGCCCGCGGCCTATCGGGTGGATTTCATCACGTAATGCCCAAGGTCAACGAAATCTTGCACCTTACAGCTTTTTTAATTGCTTTAATTATGACCCACCGATCATAGGGTTTGCCAGCACAGGATGGAAAGACAGTGTCGCCAATATTGTTGAAACTGGCGAGTTTGTGTGGAACCTAACCACCCGCAGTTTAGCCGCACAAATGAATCAAACCTCGGCAGCATTACCCCGAGGTGCAGATGAATTTGAATTTGCTGGCTTAACGCCAATAGCGGGTAATATTGTTAAAGCGGATCGAATTGCACAAAGCCCTGTCAACTTCGAGTGTAAGCTATCTCAATGTATTCAACTGACAACTGCTAATGGTGACAAAATAGATACTTGGTTAGTACTCGGCGAAGTTGTAGCTGTACACATTGAAAAGCATTTGTTAAGCAATGAAGGTATTTATCAAACGGCATTAGCCGAACCAGTATTACGAGCTGGCGGTCCATCTGCTTATTATGGTATTTCAGACGAGTTACGTTTTGACTTAAATCGTCCTACGGTGTAATCCAACCAATAATAGTACTCATTTTACAAGGTTGTCATTTTCAATCTTGTATATTTTACATTTCGTTTACACTTCAAAGAAACGTTTGTCATACATCATTTATTCAATAAGGCTTATTGGTACCATTACAAGCTTTCGATGACAAAATCATTATTATAAAATAATTATCATGAGAACATTTTGAGTATTCCAAGCAGTATTTTACAACGCGTAAAACAAGCTATTGGGGCGACTACATTAACTCATATTGAGTTAATCCAACCGTTATGGGGTGGTTATGGACAATTGTTTCGAGCATATGTAACAGGTAAACCGTATTCATCTGTCATTGTAAAATACATCTGCCTACCTCAACCAGAATCACATCCTAAAGGTTGGAACACCCCACTGTCGCATCAACGTAAATTGCAGTCGTACCAAGTTGAAGTCAATTGGTATCAACACTATGCTAACGATCATAGTAAACACTCAATGAGCCCATTACCGCGATGTTTGCATGTTGAGCAACAAGCCAATGAAATACTATTAGTGTTGCAAGACTTGCAGACCATAGGTTTTACCCAAGTCAGAAAAACCGCCACACCTGCCACGGTATACGCTTGTTTAACCTGGTTGGGGCATTTTCACGCTCAATACATGCACACCACCCCAAAAGGGCTATGGCCAATTGGTACTTACTGGCACTTAGATACACGCCCAGACGAATTTGCGGCTCTACCCCACGGCCCACTCAAGTTGGCAGCCAGCCTAATAGACCAAACACTAAATCAATGCCACTACCAAACCTTGGTACATGGTGATGCAAAATTAGCTAACTTTTGTTTTAGCCCTAACGATCACGCTGCCGCGGTTGATTTTCAATATATTGGCCGAGGCTGTGGCATGAAAGATGTCGTAATGCTATTAAGCAGTGTGCTGGAATATAACGAGCCAGAAACCTTAATTAATGATTATCTCAATCATTATTTTATCACTCTAACGCAAGGATTGACGGAGTATCATCCACAAATATCACCCCAAGATGTTGAACAGCAATGGCGTGCATTATATTGCGTAGCCTGGGCCGACTTTCAGCGTTTTATAAAAGGATGGAGTGCTGAACATTGGAAGATAAATCCTTACACCGAAAAACTAACACAACAAGCCTTGGAACAACTTAGTTGAGGATAAATAGTCGCGCTTTAATCTTGCATTAGAACCACACTAAGCCATATTCAACACAATATGAGAAGTCATACCTACCTAAGCAAATTTAGCTTAGTAAGTATCTAACATAAAAAGGTCGATGCCATTCATCAACCTTAGTAACGCAACAAAGACACTCATTTAACCCACCAAATTAATGCACTAGACGACAACCACACACGGTATTGCTCGGTTGAAATAACACCACCGCATAATCTTTTGCTTCATCTCGCTTAAGCACTTGAAGTCTTAGTGAATGTAAGCCTTTTTCGTTCAGATTCAAGCTGCTTACATAAGACAAATAGGACAAATGTTCTGGTATATCTTGAGGATTACTCGATAGATATTCTTCTTTAGTGGTCACCGATATATCGTATATTTGATTATCTGTATCAATATCATCCACTGTTCCAGTCATTGATAATGTGCCAGCTAAATTACCTTCATAATCAAAATATCGATAGTTAATTTGCGCTTGTCCATCATTAGATACCAAATCAACTAATAAATAATGACGACGATCTTGCTCTGCCGTTTGGTGGTGAAACAGCTCAGAACTGCAACTGAGCATAAAACTTGGTACACGTATAGTGAGTCTATAAATAATTGCCACACTACTGAGTAGTAAGACTAAAATAATGATATTGACGACCCACAATCTGCTTCTAGACATAAGATAATTACTCCAACCGCTGATTTGTTTGGCCTGACTTTGCACTTATGGTGTCACAAATATTCACCTGTTTAAGCCAATCACGATTAACAAATTGTTTAGGTTGCCGTAAGTCACTGATTTTCAAATTACGGATAAGAGACTGACCTAAGAGTTCCCCTTGCATAGTAATATTCAACACTTGCTTGTCGTGAGACAGTGATAAAAATACCGACTGCCAACTGCTCACATCACAATCGGCAAAACTTTGTTGTATTTGTAGCCCTTGTTCAATAAGTAATTCATTGTTGGTTTTTGAGGGTGAAAATAGCAGTATCTCTACAGTCTTTCCCGATGACAATGTAACTGTGCTGGTACTCAACGGTTGAGTAGGCACGACATTAGGTTGCATTGCTTTCACAGCGACTACACTTGCAATGATCAACACTATTATCGTTATGATGATCAAGCCAGCATACCGACGGTTAATTGATGGTAATATGGTCTCAGTGACTTTTCGAGTGCGGTGATGCCTTAATAAGTAGCCTTGGCCTTTTACCGTTTCAATAAGTGATTCGTGTTGTGGGCCCAAAAAAGACCGTAATGTAAACACTGCTCGCGCTACCGAAGCGCCACTTAAATGTGATTTATCACCATAGCCAGATTCTAATAAGGGTTTAGCAACAACTTTCCCCTGATACTCAACTAATAAGCTCAGTACATGCAGTTCAGCCTTAGGAAGGTGCCAAACTTCACCATTGTCGAGATTAATCAAATCCCCTTTCTCTATATCAAACCTACAATGCCCCAATTGCATGTCAGCGGCCCCAATACTCATCATCATGTTTAAAGTGTATGCAGAAAATCTTATGAAATCTGTGATCCTGATATCTTCAGGCTTTTATTCCTTACATTTTGTAAGGCGTAATGACTAACAATAGTGCAGTTGTGACTTAAGTCACACTATTTCGTAATAATAATGTTAATAAATACACTGATAAATACGTATAAATCTTATAAATCATAAGATCCACCTCACACAAAAACTGTTTTTAGTATTTATAGACTCTATTCCTATGCCGTATATACCCAGCCAATTTAGCTATTTTTAAAGAACAGTTTTATCTGTTGTAAATCACACTTTTAATCTCCTCATTTATTATCGTTAAGTCATCGAGTTGCTAGTGCTTTTATCTAGCAGCGAATACCAAAGCAAGCCTAGCCAACAAGAGCATGAGCGCTTGAATACTAAAATAATGATGACACAAAGAGGGTAATGACCATGAGCATGAATAGACGTCAAGCATTGACACAAATTATTGGATTAAGCACCGCTGCGGCGGGGGCTACACTATTAGGTACATCAGCATTTGCTGCTACAGATGCAGATGGTAACTATCGTTTAGAGTTAGGAGAAGCGCTCAAATATGTGCCATTAGATGCAATGGCAACCGCTAAGCTAGCTTATGAAACAGGCGGCGGATGTATGCACCAAGTGTTCCATGCAATTATTACAATGCTTGCAGCATCTAGCAGTGCTGATGCCAGCAAGTTTGCTAGTATTCCAACAGCATTAGCAGGTTATGGTTGGGCAGGTGTTGTTGGACAAGGGACTTTATGTGGCAACCTTAATGCCGCAGGTATGTTAATTAACATTCTTGATGATATTAATGGCCAAAACAGTGCCATTATTGGTGCCTCATTCCGCTACTATGAAAGCACAGATTTACCTTTGTCTTCAGCTGAATTTGTTGCAGGGATTGGTTCCACTGATGAGAAATCATTAGAAGTAGGCGCAACCTCAATTGCCAACAGCCCATTATGTCACTCTTCAATTAGTAATTGGTCTGCGGCATCAGGTAAAGTATTTGCACTTAAAGGTGAACGTTGTAAACGCCTATCTGCCAGTATTACTCTTAAAATTGTTGAATTGTTAAACCGCGCGTATGCCGGTGAAGACATTTCTATATTACCTGAAGCTAAACCATCAGCTGAAGCACAAGCATGTCAATCATGTCATGGTGTAAGCTCAACTATGGGTTCTGCAGCCAGTGTTAAAAGCGATATGGAATGTACCACTTGCCATACTGGACACTTCAATTAAGGAGCGCGTGATGAAACTTAAATATCTTAGCGCCATATTAGCCAGCTCATTGCTAATGTTTGGCTGTAGTAGTGACGATGATGATGACGTTGTCACAGATCCAGTAGTTGTTACAGATCCTGTTGTTACTGATCCTGTTGTTACAGACCCTGTAGTGGTAACTGACACGGTTAAAATTGATGAAGCGAGCAGCGTGGTAGTGTCACTAGACTCATTTGATGCCGTAACAGGAGCGTTGTCATTCACCCTAGCTAATACTGAAGGTAAAGCGCTCACTGATGCTGCCAATTACAGTATTGTCTATTTCGGCTTTCCCGACCCTGCCTCACCATCTGTAAAACCTAAGGCTTGGAAACGCTGGCATGTCACTCAAAGCTATGGATGCGATAGTGCAACTACTGATGAATGCACTGGGACATTAGCAGCCACTGATACTGAAGGTAAATATACTTTTAATGTGAGTGATCTCGACTTACAAAGTAAAGCGTCAGATGATGCTGATATGATTTACAAAGTCGCGGTTCAAATTAATGGCACGCTTGCGAGTAATGAAATTGAGTTAGTTGACGCAAATTAATTGTCATCCAGCCTCCCCCCGGCTAATGACGACAAGAGATACTTTGTGCTCATTAACTTAGTACGATTTGCCGCAGTTTCATACTGCGGCTCTTTTTTAAGACTAAAAACACAACGTATTTGTTAATGATTATGTGGAAATACATAAAAGGGTTTCAGCACTGCTGAAACCCTTTTTATTCATCACTCAAAACAATGTTTAACGAAGTTGCTGCATTAAATATGCGTACGCCATCGAACTTAACTCGGCTGCTTGGGTATTATCTGCCGCACCCGCATGACCACCTTCAATGTTTTCGTAATACAACACATCAATACCCATATCTTCCATTTTAGCGACCATTTTACGCGCGTGCCCTGGGTGAACTCGGTCATCACGCGTTGAGGTAGTAAAGAACACTCTAGGGTAGTTAACCCCTGATTTTAAATTATGATACGGAGAGTAAGTTTTAATGTATGCCCATTCTTCTGCTATATCAGGATTACCGTATTCACCCATCCAACTGGCACCGGCTAATAACTTATTGTAGCGCTTCATGTCTAACAACGGCACTTGGCACACTACGGCGTTATATAACTCAGGCCGACGAGTAAATGCAGCGCCCATTAATAAACCACCGTTACTACCACCTTGAATACCAAGATGCTTACTTGAAGTAATTTTACGGGCAATTAAGTCTTCTGCGATGGCTTCAAAGTCTTCATACGCTTTATGACGATGTTGCTTTAACGCTGCTTGATGCCAAGCAGGGCCATATTCGCCACCACCACGAATGTTCGCAAGTACATAAACACCGCCCTGCTCTAACCAGTTTTTACCAATAGTGGCCGAATAGGCTGGCAAAAGAGAAATTTCAAAACCGCCATAACCGTAGAGTAATGTAGGGTTACTGCTATCAAGTTTGATATCTTTAGCCATTACCACAAAATAAGGCACTTTAGTGCCATCTTTGGATTTAACAAAATACTGTTGAGTAATAAATTTATCGGCTGAAAATTGCTGCGGCATCGCTTTAATTTTATCGGCTTTTAGACTTGCGCCATTTAAACGATATAAACTGGCTGGTTCTAAAAAACTGGTGTAATTAACAAAAAAATCATCACTATCACGCTCAACATCAAACACACTTAAACTGCCATTGGCTTCAAATGGTACTGGTTTACTTTGCCACTCACCTTTGTCGTTTTGCATGTAACGTACAAGTTTACTTTTTACATCATCAAGCCAGGTCACAAAAATAGCATTCTGGCTAAATGAAACTTGCGAAATAGAGGCATGCGTCGTTGGCGATACCAACTCACTAAACTCTGGCTTTTGCGCAATCAGTTTATCAACTGGGGTATAGACTATGGCACCTTGCTTAAAAGTACCTTTTGGGGTGACTAAATCGCTTTTTAGCTCAATATATAACTGACCTTTAAAATAACCTTTTAACTCGGCATCTTTGGGAATAGGTAGCAACACTAACTTACTATCTTGATAAACATAATGTTTAGCCGTGTAAAAAGTTAAACTTTCTGTAACGATATTCAACGGAGTTTTATCATCAAACATCACGTAGCCAGACACTGCAACAGACGCTTTATCGCCTCTAAACACTAATTTGGCTGCAGACAAAGGTGTGCCACGTTTCCACAATTTAACCACACTCGGATAACCTGAATCTGTCATGCTTTGCGCATCACCAAAATCAGTGCCGACAAACACAGTATCTTTATCAATCCAGCTTAGCATTGACTTAGCCTCAGCCAACAGAAATGGTTGTTGAGTGTTGCCAACAAAAGTCTTAGTCGTTAAATCAAATTCGCGTACTTCAGCCGCATCAGCACCACCGCGAGACAGAGACACAAAGCAACGCTCATTTTGTGGATACTGGCAGTTCATGCCTTTATAAACCCAGTTAACGCCTTCGGCTTTGCCAAGGGCATCGATATCAAGCACTGTTTCCCATTCAGGTTCGGCCTTAGCGTATTCCGCTAACGTGGTACGACGATAAATGCCACGTTCGTGGGTCTCGTCCTTCCAGAAGTTATACAAAAAATCGCCAATACGGGAGGCGTACGGAATACGTGCTTTATCGTTTAGAATATCTAGACTATTTGACACCAGATGATCAAACCCTGGATAAGCCTTAATGTGAGCCGCAGACAATGCATTTTGCTGCTTAACCCATTCCATAGGCTTGACGCCTTCGACATCTTCTAACCAAATAAATTTATCTTCTTCTGCATGAACAGGTACTGCCATAGTCATCGCACTCGCTATACATAAAGGTATGATTCGCTTAAGCATTAAAATTTCCTTTTCGTTATTTGCTCGCGGTATTTTATAAACTTGCTAATACTGTAATCTATTTACTGCCCAATTGACTAATGATCGAGTTACTTAGTAACACTTCAGTTTTTTTAGGTGAGCAATACGATTGATAATCATACTATTTAACCAAATAATAGTCATTGCGACCCTAGCTTCTATGCATTTTTGCCTTCAAAAAACTGTCGAGACACAAATCTCAGTACTGTTATCTAACGCCAAAGTGCGGCATAGTAAACGCTTCTATTCAGTAGCCTAAATATCCATGCTAAATACCCTGACTAATACTTTATCAATGCGTAAAACTAAGTTGCAGCGCTGGATTAAACCTCAATATGGTTTTTACTTTCCGGTGGTAATAATTGCGACGTTATTATTGATGTTTCCCTATAACACCTTAGCGATTTTCAGTACGTTTACTCAATTCTTTTTGCAACATTTTGGTTCGCAGTTTATTCAGTTTTCAAGTTTATTATTAGTGCTGGCAACCGTCATTAGTGTCAGCCCTCTTGGGCGAATTCGCCTAGGCGGTGAACAAGCAAAAACTGAGTTTAGCTTTATCAGTTGGATGGCAATGCTATTTACGGCAGGCATGGGATCTGGATTGATTTTTTGGGGCGTTGCTGAACCTGTTTATCATTTTGTTAATCCTCCTGAATTTCTAAAACAAGATTTTTCTTCAATATCGGGCTCGTTAGCCATTACTTATTTTCATTGGGGACTAAATGCTTGGGTCATTTATGCTATGGCCGGATTAGTTATGGCATGGTTTGCCTATAACAAACAACGCAGTTTACGGGTCAGTGCCAGTTTTAGTGCAGATAAACCTAAATGGCTTAATATTCTTGATTTAATGGCGGTTATTGCAATTGTATTTGGTATTGCTGGCACTTTTGCCAATACAATCGCCTTAATCCAAACTGGTGTGGTGCAGTCACTTGGGTTCGACATTGGCTCGATTTATTTTCGCATAGGAATGATTTTAATTATCGCAGCCTTATTTACACTTTCTTCCTTAGCGGGATTGAATCGTGGCATTAAACACTTAAGCCAATTTAATTCGTTATTTATGATCGCACTACTCATCGCGGTGATAGCACTGGTTGATCCTATTCAAACCTTAACGTTAATCTTTGACTCGACCGTGACTTACGTTGAACTATTACCGAAAATGTCATTTGGTATGGGAAAACCAGAACAATGGAGCCAAGGTTGGACGGTAATCTACTTAGTATGGTGGATTGCTTGGGCGCCATTTGTAGGGCCTTTTATTGCTAGGATCAGCAAAGGTAGAACCATTAGACAATTTTTAAGTTGCACCATTTTGCTGCCAACGTTGACCTCAATTATCTGGTTTTCGGGTTTTGCTGGTAGCGTGCTAACTCAACCTTATGCACAACGAGTGATGGATGCGGTGAACCAGCAATATACTTTGGGATTATTTAGTTTCTTTGATCAATTACCCATGGGCAGTTGGCTATCTGGCGCAGCATTGTTGCTATTAGTCACCTTTTTAATCACCAGCGCCGACTCTTCAATTTACATTGCTGGTTTACTCACGGGCAGCGAAAGTCGTAATTCAAAACTGCTATGGAGCATTATTCTTATTGCCATCACCATCGCACTTGTGAGTATTAACGATGTAAATCTTAATAAACAAATTGCTATTGTTGGCGCAATCCCCTTTACCCTAGTGCTTTGTCTTCAATTAATTTTTTGGATCAAGGATTTATTGCAAAACCCAGCCCCTAAAAGAGTTAATAATAACTAAATAGCAACTATTACCAATTTTGTTGGCGAAGCAGGTATAATAATTGGCTAATCACAGTGAGACAAAGACTTACATCATGCCCAAAACCGCAGCAGCATTACACATATTAGTGAAACACCAGACTCAAGCTGAAGACATCATCAAGCAGCTTAATAACGGCGCAAAATTTGATGTGTTAGCTAAAAAGCACTCTAGTTGCCCGTCTGCCAAAAGTGGTGGTAATTTAGGTGAATTCAAAAAAGGCCAAATGGTGCCACCATTCGACAAAGTCTGTTTCAATGGCGAGTTAATTACCCCGCATTTAGTCAAAACCAAATTTGGCTGGCATGTGGTAAAAGTGCTCTACCGCACTTAACATCAATCGAACGTAGAAGACGTTTTGCTTGAATACGTATTGTTTGAATTAAGTGTTGCTCGGAGTAAGTTGAACCTAAACCAGTTGTCGTTACGATGAGCCAAACTTAGACGTAATAGCACAAGAATAGCCCTGTGGTGAGTTGAAGATGGGCTTAATATCAAGCCCACTGTTTAAAGATTTATTCTCGTAATTTAATAGACAGCTCGCCATCACGAATTTGAATATCATCCACACCGTCAGCAAACGCATTCCAAAAGCCTCGATCGCCAAACTCACCGACCAAATTGACATTTTTCATGTTTCCTAGCCATGCATTTGGGATCGGCACGCCCATTAAACTCACCCCCACTAGCGCGACAACGGGGCGACGATTAGCGTCTAAATGAATATCAAGCCCGGTATTAACTCGTAAAATCTCCCCAGCCATGAAGGGGAAATCCTCTGGTATAGGGATCAACATTTTAGCGCTGGCTAAATTATTAGAAAAATCAATTGCGACACGTTGAGCAAAATCAGGGTTGCGACCTATCATCGAATTCACTTCTTTCTCACTA from Shewanella polaris includes:
- a CDS encoding arginine N-succinyltransferase; amino-acid sequence: MLASLNNLSTPHRLQGGASGVKLLLIILATMLVTVGLTFFIIRTYIFPSPLTPVSLNAKEEQKLDQKLSQLGWQVEPRSRIAASSGRDGSGNADHANVAGDDLTPEAYREFDADRQVTFSEKEVNSMIGRNPDFAQRVAIDFSNNLASAKMLIPIPEDFPFMAGEILRVNTGLDIHLDANRRPVVALVGVSLMGVPIPNAWLGNMKNVNLVGEFGDRGFWNAFADGVDDIQIRDGELSIKLRE